Part of the Paeniglutamicibacter sulfureus genome, GCGTGCCGGGCAGGAAGCTGCCGGAGGCGGAGACCATCTGGTCTGCCTCGCGGGCCATCAGGTCGGTGGCGGGCTTCAGGTGGCCGGTGAGCGGAACGACGCGTTCGGTGGTGGTCACCGGGGGCGGGGCTTCGGTCTGCGAGCGGTTGAACTGCCACTGACTCAGCAGGACAAAGCCGGTGGCAACAACGAGGGCGCCAACCAAGGCCAGGATCCAACGGGGTTTAAGGGCAGTTTTCAGCACAGTACAACCGTACTTCGATTCGACGCGGAAGAGCCAATGGAACCCTTGGCGCGCACCGGTCGTTCCCGGCCGCGCCGACCGGCCCGCGGGATGTGCCCGGCGGCGCGTTTCCGCTGGCGACCGGGGGTTCGGTGGTGCCCGGCCAAGGAGGGATCGCGGGATGCCGACGTGGCGCGGATTACATCGCGGGTGACATATCAGACGGTGGAGAAGTCGACGGTGGAGTTGATCAGCTCGGCGATGACCCCGGGGTCGTTGGCGCGGCGCAGGGATTCGCGGAACGACTCCTTGGCCAGCGAGCGGGCCAGCGCGGCGAGCATCGACAGGTGCCCGGAATAGCTGGACGCGGGGGTGGCCAGCAGCAGCACCACGTGCGCTGCTCCGTCCTTGGCACCGAAGTCCAGGCCGTGGCCGTAGGCCATGACGCCCACGCAGATGCTGGGCGCCGCCACGAAGGAACTGCGGGCGTGGGCCAGGCCGATGCCGCCGGGAAGGCCGGTGGCCAGCTGGTGCTCGTGGCGGTGGACATCGGAGAGGAAGCCGGGCAGGTCCGCGATCCGGCGGGCCGCAAGGAGCCGCTCGGCCAGGACCGCAACCGCCTCGTCGCGGGTGGGGGTGGCCAGTTCAAGGACCACCATGGCGCCGGTGGTCAGCTCGGGGGTTGTCTCGTCTTCCGGCGTCGGCTGGATTGAAGTCATGGGGATCGATTCGAAGGTGGCGGTCAACGGGCGGGAAGGGGGGCTGCGCAACCGGCGCTGTGCCCTGGCCTTGTAGCGTACACGGGGGCAGCCGTCAGGCATGCCCGGCGGGGATTGCGGCAGGGGTTGCGGCAGGACGCGGGCAGGGGTTGCGGCAGGGATTGCGGCAGATGCGAAACGGCCGGGCGCGGATCGCCCGCTTTCCTGGTGGAAGCGGCGGATCGTGCCCGGCCGTCGTTGGCGCGGTTGGCGCCTGTGGCGGCTCGCCGGTGTCGCTAGTCGGCCTCGTAGGGGGAAACCACCATGTCGACGCGCTGGAATTCCTTGAGGTCCGAATACCCGGTGGTGGCCATCGAGCGGCGCAGCGCTCCGACGATGTTCGAGGTGCCGTTGGTGTGGCTGGAGGGGCCGAAGAGCACCGTCTCCATGGGTCCAACGGTGCCGACCTTGACCCGGTCCCCGCGCGGGCTGTCCTCGTGCGCGGCCTCCATTCCCCAGTGCCAGCCGGCTCCCGGGGCTTCCTGCGCGCGGGCCAGGGCGGTGCCGAGCATCACGGCGTCGGCGCCCATGGCGATGGCCTTGACGATGTCGCCGCTGGTGCCCAGGCCGCCGTCGGCGATCACGTGCACGTAGCGTCCGCCGGACTCGTCCAGGTAGTCGCGGCGGGCCTCGGCGACGTCGGAGATGGCGGTGGCCATCGGCGCGTGGATGCCCAGTGCGCGGCGGGTGGTGCCCGAGGCGCCTCCGCCAAAGCCCACCAGCACGCCGGCGGCGCCGGTGCGCATCAGGTGCAGTGCCGGGGTGTAGCCGGCGGCTCCGCCCACGATGACCGGGACGTCGAGCTCGTAGATGAACTGCTTGAGGTTCAGCGGTTCCTGGTTCTTGGACACGTGCTCGGCCGAGACGGTGGTGCCGCGGATGACGAACACGTCAACGCCGGCGGCCACGACGGTCTTGTAGTGTTCCTGGGTGCGCTGCGGGGTCAGCGAACCGGCCACCGTCACCCCGGCGTCGCGGATTTCCGCCAGGCGCGCGGTGATCAGCTCGGGCTGGATGGGGGCTGCGTACAGCTCCTGCAGGCGTGCGGTGATGGCCGGGTCGAAGTGCCCGCCGTTGGCGGACTGAAGGGCGGCGATCTCCTCGAGCACCTTGGCCGGATCCTCGTAGCGGGTCCACAGCCCCTCGAGGTTCAGCACGCCCAGGCCGCCGAGCTTGCCCAGCGCGATGGCGGTGGCGGGGCTCATCACCGAGTCCATGGGCGCACCCAGGATCGGGGTCTCGAATTTGTAGGCGTCGATCTGCCAGGTCACCGAGACATCCTGCGGGTCGCGGGTGCGGCGGTTGGGAACAATCGCCACATCGTCAAGGGAGTACGCCTGGGCTGCGCGCTTGGAGCGCCCGATTTCAATCTCGTAAGTCACCGCACCACCCTATCAGCCCGCCGGCGGGGGCCGGCTCCCGCCTCACCCGGACCCCGCCCGCGTGACGTGCCCCGATGGGGGGGCGACGCCGCCCTGGGAGTGCGCCTCAGTGGCCCAGGGTGCCCAGCGTGGTGGCCAGCGCGGTGGCCGCGCGTTCCTCTGCCGCGGCAATGACCTCGAGCTGGTCGGCCAGGGTCGCGAAGTGCCCCGAGCGCTCCGCGGGATCGATGGACGGGTCGATGAGGTCGGTGAACACGATCCAGTCCTGGGCCAGGTGCGCGTAGTCGGCGGCGTGGGCGGCCAGCGGCGCGAGCCCGGGCAGCGTGGCGGCCTCGGTGAGGAAGTCCGCGTACTGGCCGCGCAGCGCGCCGAGTCCGCCAAAGCGGGTGTCGGTGAGGAAGCCCAGGACCTGGGACAGCCCGGATTCCAGGCGGACGGGCTCCTCGAAGATCCGCGTCCAGCCCTTGGCGGTGGTGGTGTCGCGCAGCTTCTGCGCCCAGTTGTTCATCCCGGCCACGCCGAAGTTCTTGGCGAAGTGCGCGGGGATTCCCTCCAGCTCGCTGGTGCCCAGCAGACGCCCGGTGGTTTGGGCGATGGCCTCGCGCACATTGGCGGCCAGGGTGGCGGCATCCGGGCCGGTGCTCTCTGGCACCCAGGCCTGCCAGTGCTTGTCCTTCTTGCGACGGGAGCGGGCCACGGCCAGGTCTTCGGGGCTGATGGGGGTCAGCGAGCCGGAGCCGTCGTCGATGAGCAGGTCATCGCCGTGTTCGCCGACGACCACCAGGTCGATGGAGTCGGAGTCCTCCACCACGTCGGCGTCGATCCACGGCAGGGCGGCAACGGAGGCGCGCACCACCACGGCGCGCCCGGCATCCAGCCCGGCGTCCAGGTAGTCGGCGGCCAGGCGCGCGCTGCCGGTGGTTCGCTCGCTGAGCACGGCCCCGCAGCGGGCCAGCAGATTGGCGGTGTACGGCTCCGGATGCGCGCGGGTGACCACGGTGGCCGTGGTGACTTCCTCGTAGACGAAGGTGAAGGCCATGAAGCCGATGCCGCCG contains:
- a CDS encoding DUF4872 domain-containing protein, coding for MAQPKNLKKLVRTRMDRTGESYTTARKAILAAKPTRPASAQDAAAAAAAAEEAELPEYPAPENVVQYDAGLWHRVLTQAGVTHPLTGEPMSEALLAGLAGGIGFMAFTFVYEEVTTATVVTRAHPEPYTANLLARCGAVLSERTTGSARLAADYLDAGLDAGRAVVVRASVAALPWIDADVVEDSDSIDLVVVGEHGDDLLIDDGSGSLTPISPEDLAVARSRRKKDKHWQAWVPESTGPDAATLAANVREAIAQTTGRLLGTSELEGIPAHFAKNFGVAGMNNWAQKLRDTTTAKGWTRIFEEPVRLESGLSQVLGFLTDTRFGGLGALRGQYADFLTEAATLPGLAPLAAHAADYAHLAQDWIVFTDLIDPSIDPAERSGHFATLADQLEVIAAAEERAATALATTLGTLGH
- a CDS encoding PTS sugar transporter subunit IIA is translated as MTSIQPTPEDETTPELTTGAMVVLELATPTRDEAVAVLAERLLAARRIADLPGFLSDVHRHEHQLATGLPGGIGLAHARSSFVAAPSICVGVMAYGHGLDFGAKDGAAHVVLLLATPASSYSGHLSMLAALARSLAKESFRESLRRANDPGVIAELINSTVDFSTV
- a CDS encoding GuaB3 family IMP dehydrogenase-related protein translates to MTYEIEIGRSKRAAQAYSLDDVAIVPNRRTRDPQDVSVTWQIDAYKFETPILGAPMDSVMSPATAIALGKLGGLGVLNLEGLWTRYEDPAKVLEEIAALQSANGGHFDPAITARLQELYAAPIQPELITARLAEIRDAGVTVAGSLTPQRTQEHYKTVVAAGVDVFVIRGTTVSAEHVSKNQEPLNLKQFIYELDVPVIVGGAAGYTPALHLMRTGAAGVLVGFGGGASGTTRRALGIHAPMATAISDVAEARRDYLDESGGRYVHVIADGGLGTSGDIVKAIAMGADAVMLGTALARAQEAPGAGWHWGMEAAHEDSPRGDRVKVGTVGPMETVLFGPSSHTNGTSNIVGALRRSMATTGYSDLKEFQRVDMVVSPYEAD